A genomic stretch from Aedes albopictus strain Foshan chromosome 2, AalbF5, whole genome shotgun sequence includes:
- the LOC115269859 gene encoding uncharacterized protein K02A2.6-like has translation MEEARPVPPFRCNQIESGKLSKEWKAWKESLECYFAAYNITDQQLMRAKLLHLGGPALQTVFKNLRDRDHIPIVSLVPNWYDAAVDKLDEFFEPRHQNTSERRKLRSMKQKSGERFADYVIRLKQQVSECGFDKYGSEMEQILVEIHLTDAVVEGCSSNEVRKRILMKDLPFPDIEALGIAQEGVERQLADITNSPPEKVYRVGPPQKQQGVKADFFARDKPRDKSCFNCGRTGHIATASICPARGKQCRHCKLYGHFEKLCRKMKRNEAMDRTEKKVQAVEDKSNKDYEATDMRADEDEKPEKAYYAFYSGNESNVIPCTIGGVKIEMLVDSGADANLISDSAWINLKNERVSVVSSTKGSSRILRAYGSENPLEVLGSFVAKVAVGLKEATAEFLVVRGGQRCLLGDKTAKLLGVLKVGLDINVVKREQTPFAKIRGIKAHIHLDPKFVPVFQPMRRIPIPMEQAVNQKLTELMNRDIIELKSGPASWVSPLVVVGKTNGEPRLCLDLRRVNEAVLRERHPMPAVDDYLARVGKGKIWSKLDIREAFLQIELAEESRDATTFITPQGLFRFKRLPFGLISAPELFQKAMDEILTGCEGTSWYIDDVIVEGETLEEHDERLQKVQ, from the coding sequence ATGGAGGAAGCACGCCCGGTTCCCCCATTCCGTTGCAATCAAATCGAATCGGGAAAGCTATCCAAGGAATGGAAGGCGTGGAAGGAGTCGCTCGAATGTTATTTCGCAGCGTATAACATCACGGACCAGCAACTGATGCGAGCTAAGTTGCTACATCTTGGCGGACCTGCGTTACAGACGGTTTTCAAAAACTTGCGTGACCGTGATCACATTCCGATTGTCTCGTTGGTCCCGAACTGGTACGATGCTGCGGTGGACAAATTGGACGAATTTTTTGAACCCCGACATCAAAATACATCTGAACGCCGGAAATTACGCTCAATGAAGCAGAAGTCAGGAGAACGATTTGCGGATTATGTCATTCGGCTCAAGCAACAAGTCTCGGAGTGTGGATTCGACAAATATGGATCGGAGATGGAACAAATATTAGTCGAAATTCATTTGACAGATGCTGTTGTGGAAGGATGCAGTTCAAACGAAGTTCGTAAGCGGATTTTGATGAAAGACTTGCCATTTCCGGATATTGAAGCTTTGGGTATTGCTCAGGAAGGAGTTGAACGGCAGTTGGCAGATATCACAAATTCGCCACCGGAAAAAGTGTATCGTGTCGGACCGCCACAGAAGCAACAAGGTGTGAAAGCGGATTTTTTTGCTCGTGACAAGCCCCGGGACAAGTCGTGTTTTAACTGCGGGCGCACTGGACATATTGCCACGGCTTCGATCTGTCCTGCTCGTGGGAAACAATGTCGCCATTGTAAACTGTATGGCCATTTCGAGAAGTTGTGCCGCAAGATGAAACGCAATGAGGCTATGGACCGTACTGAAAAGAAAGTCCAAGCAGTTGAGGATAAAAGCAACAAAGACTACGAAGCAACGGATATGCGCGCTGATGAAGACGAAAAGCCAGAAAAAGCTTACTACGCTTTTTATTCTGGTAATGAGTCTAATGTGATCCCATGCACTATTGGTGGTGTGAAAATTGAAATGCTGGTAGACTCCGGAGCGGATGCAAATCTCATCAGTGACAGCGCATGGATCAATCTGAAGAACGAACGGGTCTCTGTTGTTTCCTCTACCAAAGGCAGCTCTCGCATTCTTCGTGCGTACGGTAGTGAAAACCCGTTAGAGGTGCTTGGATCTTTCGTAGCAAAAGTGGCAGTGGGACTGAAGGAAGCAACAGCAGAATTCCTGGTGGTGCGAGGCGGTCAACGTTGCTTGTTGGGTGATAAAACTGCTAAGTTGCTCGGCGTCTTGAAAGTTGGTTTGGATATCAATGTAGTCAAAAGAGAGCAAACTCCTTTTGCAAAGATTCGAGGAATCAAGGCACATATTCATTTGGATCCAAAGTTTGTGCCAGTTTTCCAGCCAATGCGTCGTATTCCAATTCCAATGGAACAAGCGGTAAACCAAAAACTGACTGAGTTGATGAATCGTGACATAATCGAATTGAAGTCTGGACCGGCTAGCTGGGTGTCTCCATTGGTGGTGGTTGGTAAGACGAATGGCGAACCACGATTGTGCCTTGATCTGCGTCGAGTAAATGAAGCAGTCTTGCGTGAACGACATCCAATGCCAGCAGTGGACGACTATTTGGCACGTGTTGGTAAGGGCAAGATATGGAGCAAATTGGACATCCGTGAAGCGTTCCTGCAAATTGAGCTGGCGGAAGAATCACGAGACGCTACAACGTTCATCACTCCTCAAGGACTTTTCCGTTTCAAACGTCTACCGTTCGGGCTGATTTCGGCTCCAGAATTGTTCCAGAAGGCGATGGATGAAATTCTCACCGGATGTGAAGGTACATCTTGGTATATCGATGACGTAATTGTAGAAGGAGAGACTTTGGAGGAACATGACGAACGGCTGCAGAAGGTACAATAA